Proteins encoded in a region of the Pocillopora verrucosa isolate sample1 chromosome 11, ASM3666991v2, whole genome shotgun sequence genome:
- the LOC136277007 gene encoding beta-4C adrenergic receptor-like encodes MSKLFCNQSSQFFPIFTELEDLRSTCITNCVFNIFLTYTAFMLNIVTIYAIHKTATMPKTLKTLLLSLACSDVAVGLFIQPLYTFFLINWLRLDNPGCNTQQVRTILGYLFSTASFHGVVAVSVDRFLAVHLHLRYQELVTHRRVVIVVIGIWVYSAFSSLMIFWGLLGTRDLISTINIAFSFIITLVAYIRIYLTVRRHKNQIRSMQIRNEARSEEINFSVLIKSTVGIFYVYLVFLMCYLPYFICIAVIQIYSSSISLKKLFLYSLTLAYLNSSLNPVIYCWKMRHVRHAIIDILRKMSWISNRPFRINYNRSSSVVHIDN; translated from the coding sequence ATGAGCAAATTGTTTTGTAACCAGTCTTCGCAGTTTTTTCCCATATTCACCGAACTTgaagatcttcgttcgacttGTATCACCAACTGCgtctttaacatttttcttacttACACCGCCTTCATGTTGAATATTGTGACAATCTATGCCATACACAAAACTGCAACAATgccaaaaactctgaaaactcTGCTGCTAAGTCTTGCCTGCTCggatgttgctgttggtttgtttattCAACCGTTATACACTTTCTTTTTGATCAACTGGCTTCGATTAGACAATCCTGGCTGTAACACTCAACAGGTGCGGACGATTTTAGGTTATTTGTTCTCAACCGCTTCGTTCCATGGTGTTGTGGCTgtaagtgtagacaggttcttagctgttcatcttcatctcagataccaagagcttgtgactcacaggcgtgttgttattgttgtgatTGGCATATGGGTGTACAGTGCATTTTCCTCTTTGATGATATTTTGGGGGCTTCTTGGTACTCGGGATCTTATAAGTACAATTAATATAgctttcagttttattatcACACTCGTGGCGTACATCAGGATATATCTAACTGTACGACGGCACAAGAATCAGATTCGATCCATGCAAATACGAAACGAAGCTCGTTCTGAAGAGATCAACTTCAGTGTCCTCATTAAATCCACAGTTGGCATATTCTACGTATATCTCGTATTTTTAATGTGTTATTTGCCCTATTTCATTTGCATAGCTGTTATTCAAATCTATAGCTCGAGTATCTCCTTAAAGAAACTTTTCCTTTACTCGCTGACTCTCGCGTACCtgaattcatctttgaaccctgtcatttactgctggaagatgagacacgTTCGACACGCTATCATAGACATACTGCGAAAGATGTCTTGGATCAGCAATCGGCCATTTCGGATCAACTACAATCGGTCATCGAGTGTCGTGCATATTGATAACTGA
- the LOC131768357 gene encoding alpha-1B adrenergic receptor-like translates to MDELYCGESSQYLFTYAELKGLSSTFVANCIFNNFFTYTSIMLNIVTIYTICKTSAMAKTLKTLPLSLACSDVAVGLFSQPIYTFSLVKWLQLDNLNCNTYLVLNISRYLFSTASFLGVLAVSVDRFLAVHLHLRYEELVTHKRVVVVMISKWVCSAFISLMILWGLPSTRDLLCTLIAALGFIITFVVYIRIYFTVRRHKNQIHSTLVQEVAHSDEIKNFIVLIKSTVRIFYVYLVFMICYLPFLICLAVIRICGLSIALKQFYLYSVALMYLNSSLNPFIYCWKMRDVRHAIMDVL, encoded by the coding sequence ATGGACGAATTGTACTGTGGCGAGTCTTCGCAATATTTATTCACATACGCCGAGCTTAAAGGTCTTTCTTCGACTTTTGTCGCCAACTGTatctttaacaatttttttacttacacCTCCATCATGTTGAATATTGTGACAATCTACACTATATGCAAAACTTCGGCAATggcaaaaactttaaaaactcTGCCGCTGAGCCTTGCCTGCTCtgatgttgctgttggtttgtTTAGCCAACCTATATACACTTTTTCTCTGGTCAAGTGGTTACAACTGGACAATCTTAACTGTAATACTTACCTAGTGCTGAATATTTCACGTTATTTATTCTCAACTGCTTCGTTCCTTGGTGTTCTGGCTgtaagtgtagacaggttcttagctgttcatcttcatctcagatatgaagagcttgtgactcacaagcgtgTTGTTGTTGTGATGATCAGCAAATGGGTGTGCAGtgcatttatttctttgatgaTACTGTGGGGGCTTCCGAGTACTCGAGATCTTCTATGTACACTTATTGCAGCTTTGGGTTTCATTATCACATTCGTGGTGTATATAAGGATATATTTTACTGTCCGACGGCACAAGAATCAGATTCATTCTACGCTAGTACAAGAAGTAGCGCattctgatgaaataaaaaactttattgTTCTCATTAAATCCACAGTAAGGATATTCTACGTATATCTCGTGTTcatgatttgttatttgccttttttaatttgcttggcTGTTATTCGAATCTGTGGCTTGAGTATcgctttaaaacaattttatcttTACTCCGTGGCTCTCATGTATCtaaattcatctttgaaccctttcatttactgctggaagatgagagACGTTCGACACGCTATCATGGACGTACTGTGA
- the LOC131768518 gene encoding beta-1 adrenergic receptor-like has product MSKLFCNQSSQFFPIFTELEDLRSTCITNCVFNIFLTYTAFMLNIVTIYAIHKTATMPKTLKTLLLSLACSDVAVGLFIQPLYTFFLINWLRLDNPGCNTQQVRTILGYLFSTASFHGVVAVSVDRFLAVHLHLRYQELVTHRRVVIVVIGIWVYSAFSSLMIFWGLLGTRDLISTINIAFSFIITLVAYIRIYLTVRRHKNQIRSMQIRNEAHSEEINFSVLIKSTVGIFYVYLVFLMCYLPYFICIAVIQIYSSSIPLKKLFLYSLTLAYLNSSLNPVIYCWKMRHVRHAIIDILRKMSWISNRPFRINYNRSSSVVHIDN; this is encoded by the coding sequence ATGAGCAAATTGTTTTGTAACCAGTCTTCGCAGTTTTTTCCCATATTCACCGAACTTgaagatcttcgttcgacttGTATCACCAACTGCgtctttaacatttttcttacttACACCGCCTTCATGTTGAATATTGTGACAATCTATGCCATACACAAAACTGCAACGATgccaaaaactctgaaaactcTGCTGCTAAGTCTTGCCTGCTCggatgttgctgttggtttgtttattCAACCGTTATACACTTTCTTTTTGATCAACTGGCTTCGATTAGACAATCCTGGCTGTAACACTCAACAGGTGCGGACGATTTTAGGTTATTTATTCTCAACCGCTTCGTTCCATGGTGTTGTGGCTgtaagtgtagacaggttcttagctgttcatcttcatctcagataccaagagcttgtgactcacaggcgtgttgttattgttgtgatTGGCATATGGGTGTACAGTGCATTTTCCTCTTTGATGATATTTTGGGGGCTTCTTGGTACTCGGGATCTTATAAGTACAATTAATATAgctttcagttttattatcACACTCGTGGCGTACATCAGGATATATCTAACTGTACGACGGCACAAGAATCAGATTCGATCCATGCAAATACGAAACGAAGCTCATTCTGAAGAGATCAACTTCAGTGTCCTCATTAAATCCACAGTTGGCATATTCTACGTATATCTCGTATTTTTAATGTGTTATTTGCCCTATTTCATTTGCATAGCTGTTATTCAAATCTATAGCTCGAGTATCCCCTTAAAGAAACTTTTCCTTTACTCGCTGACTCTCGCGTATCtgaattcatctttgaaccctgtcatttactgctggaagatgagacacgTTCGACACGCTATCATAGACATACTGCGAAAGATGTCTTGGATCAGCAATCGGCCATTTCGGATCAACTACAATCGGTCATCGAGTGTCGTGCATATTGATAACTGA
- the LOC136284297 gene encoding histamine H2 receptor-like, which translates to MNELFCKEFLDYFPTYTELKDLRLTFITNCIFNNFITHTSIVLNIVTIYAIHKTSAMAKTLKTLLLSFAFSDLAVGLFSQPLYTFFLVKCLQLDNLNCDTYQVLIISGYLFSTASFFGVVAVSVDRFLAVHLHLSYQELVTHRRVVVVVIGKWLCSAFVSLITLWGLPGTRDLIGSVVAAFGFIVTFVVYTRIYFTVRRHKKQIHSMQVQEVAHSDEIKNFIVLIKSTVSLFYVYLLLLICYLPFFICSAVIRILGSSIASKHFFLYSLTLIFLNSSLNPVIYCWKMRHVRHAIMDILRKMSRKSNRPLRINYNGSLSVVQIDN; encoded by the coding sequence ATGAACGagttattttgtaaagaatttTTGGATTATTTTCCTACATACACAGAACTTAAAGATCTGCGTTTGACTTTTATCACCAACTgcattttcaacaattttataACTCACACCTCCATCGTGTTGAATATTGTGACAATCTACGCTATCCACAAAACTTCGGCAAtggcaaaaactttgaaaactctgctgcTGAGTTTTGCCTTCTCGGACCTTGCTGTTGGTTTGTTTAGCCAACCATTATACACTTTCTTTCTGGTCAAGTGCTTACAACTGGACAATCTTAACTGTGATACTTATCAAGTGCTGATTATTTCAGGTTATTTATTCTCAACTGCTTCCTTCTTTGGTGTTGTGGCTgtaagtgtagacaggttcttagctgttcatcttcatctcagttatcaagagcttgtgactcacaggcgtgttgttgttgtggtgatCGGCAAATGGTTGTGCAgtgcatttgtttctttgataacGTTGTGGGGGTTACCTGGTACTCGGGATCTTATAGGGTCAGTTGTTGCAGCTTTCGGTTTCATTGTCACTTTTGTTGTGTACACCAGGATATATTTTACTGTACGACGGCACAAGAAACAGATTCACTCTATGCAAGTACAAGAAGTAGCTCattctgatgaaataaaaaactttattgTTCTTATCAAATCCACAGTTAGCTTATTCTACGTATATCTCTTGTtgttgatttgttatttgcctttttttatttgctcggCTGTTATTCGAATCTTGGGCTCGAGTATcgcttcaaaacatttttttctttactcatTGACTCTCATATTTcttaattcatctttgaaccctgtcatttactgctggaagatgagacacgTTCGACACGCTATCATGGACATACTGCGAAAGATGTCTCGGAAGAGCAATCGGCCATTACGAATAAACTACAATGGATCATTGAGTGTTGTCCAAATTGATAACTGA
- the LOC131768367 gene encoding adenosine receptor A3-like, which produces MSELFCNESLDYIPRYTELKDLRSTFITNCIFSNFTTHTSIMLNIVTIYAIHKTSAMAKTLKTLLLSLAFSDVAVGLFSQPIYTFFLVKWLQLENINCNTYQVLNISGYLFSTASFLGVVAVSVDRFLAVHLHLRYQELVTHKRVVVVMIGKWLCSAFVSSTVLWGLPSVWSITESVLAAFGFIVTFVVYTRIYLIIRRHKNQIHSMQVQEVAHSDEIKHFIVLIKSTVSTFYVYLLLLICYLPFLICKAVIRIYGSSIALKQFFLYSMTLIFLNSSLNPVIYCWNMRHVRHAIVNILRKMFRTSNRPLRINYNRSSSVIHVDN; this is translated from the coding sequence ATGAGCGAATTATTTTGTAACGAGTCTTTGGATTATATTCCCAGATACACTGAACTTAaagatcttcgttcgacttTTATCACCAATTGCATTTTTAGCAATTTTACAACTCACACCTCCATCATGTTGAATATTGTGACAATCTACGCCATCCACAAAACTTCGGCTAtggcaaaaactttgaaaactctgctgcTGAGTCTTGCCTTCTcagatgttgctgttggtttgtTTAGCCAACCAATATACACTTTCTTTCTGGTCAAGTGGTTACAACTGGAAAATATTAACTGTAATACTTACCAAGTGCTGAATATTTCAGGTTATTTATTCTCAACTGCTTCGTTCCTTGGTGTTGTGGCTgtaagtgtagacaggttcttagctgttcatcttcatctcagatatcaagagcttgtgactcacaagcgtgTTGTCGTTGTGATGATCGGGAAATGGTTGTGCAGTGCATTTGTTTCTTCGACAGTATTGTGGGGGTTGCCTAGTGTTTGGAGTATTACAGAGTCAGTTCTTGCAGCTTTTGGTTTCATTGTCACATTTGTGGTGTACACCAGGATATATTTAATTATACGACGGCACAAGAATCAGATTCATTCTATGCAAGTACAAGAAGTAGCTCAttctgatgaaataaaacactttATTGTTCTAATTAAATCCACAGTTAGCACATTTTACGTATATCTCTTGTtgttgatttgttatttgccttttttaatttgcaagGCTGTTATTCGAATCTATGGCTCGAGTATcgctttaaaacaatttttcctttactcAATGACTCTCATATTTcttaattcatctttgaatcCTGTCATTTACTGCTGGAACATGAGACACGTTCGACACGCCATCGTGAACATACTTCGAAAGATGTTTAGAACCAGCAATCGGCCATTACGGATAAACTACAATCGATCATCGAGTGTCATCCATGTTGATAACTGA